A portion of the Psilocybe cubensis strain MGC-MH-2018 chromosome 10, whole genome shotgun sequence genome contains these proteins:
- a CDS encoding Oligosaccharide translocation protein RFT1, whose product MSSSSLVSSLMALQLLSRGATFLLNQALFRLASPAAFGAASIQLELLLGTILFLSREGVRGALLRRGNASNKEKIKRTDPSTTMNLAFLPLIAGIPLALFTTLLYTTYTASQEIRAQPHFKTAVALYAGAAVVELLSEPFYNVAMTELKTGVRLRAEGLGITAKSITTFLVLFYDATTGSGSLALPAFAFGQLAYALVLLGVYAVYFGPGRLIPKTQTSSESRSRSTLFNYIDTETLRLSYTMTLQSLVKHVLTEGDKLVLSYFSPLQDQGGYAIAVNYGSLIARIVFQPIEETVRVFFSKNFGSSSPFPSSTLRSASKTLHTLLSLQLTLSSIFLVFASTYAPLLLPLLLPPAYHATSAPRVLAAWVWYIPVLAVNGGLEAFMASVASAQELNSQSRWMVAFSFLYILSAITLYRTGFGDTALVYANILNLSARIVYTLRFASRFFDAQESASIAASKSTPTSKYDTPSVTPSPSSQTQAQLFNWRTTLPPLSLLTVLAISAVVIRLSARRLGLDISVSSRSNSLPGGKLALLLSPPVLIHIALGGALGLLCLFTWWRSTGRDLVASFTDARKVKSKAA is encoded by the exons atgtcatcgtcatctcTGGTCTCCTCATTAATGGCTCTCCAGCTGCTCTCGCGTGGTGCCACTTTCCTACTGAACCAAGCCCTTTTCCGGCTAGCGTCACCTGCTGCATTTGGTGCTGCTTCGATTCAGCTTGAACTCCTCCTCGGAACCATCCTATTTCTTTCGCGCGAAGGTGTGCGCGGTGCACTGTTGCGTCGCGGGAATGCATCAAATAAAGAGAAAATTAAAAGGACAGACCCAAGCACGACTATGAACCTGGCTTTCCTTCCCCTCATCGCTGGCATTCCGCTTGCCCTGTTCACAACACTACTATACACCACATACACGGCTAGTCAAGAAATACGTGCGCAACCCCATTTTAAGACAGCGGTCGCACTATATGCAGGTGCAGCAGTTGTCGAGTTGTTGAGCGAGCCCTTCTATAATGT TGCCATGACGGAGCTCAAGACTGGCGTTCGTTTACGCGCAGAAGGACTTGGTATCACCGCAAAAAGCATCACCACCTTTCTCGTCCTGTTCTATGACGCAACCACAGGGAGCGGATCATTAGCTCTTCCCGCATTCGCATTTGGCCAGTTAGCATACGCTCTCGTCTTACTTGGGGTATACGCAGTGTATTTTGGACCGGGCCGCTTGATTCCTAAAACACAGACATCTTCAGAATCAAG GTCTAGATCCACGCTATTTAACTACATCGACACTGAAACGCTGCGCCTCTCCTACACGATGACGCTACAATCTCTCGTCAAACACGTTCTCACCGAAGGCGACAAGCTCGTTCTGTCGTACTTCAGTCCTCTGCAGGATCAGGGTGGCTACGCTATTGCTGTTAATTATG GTTCTCTGATCGCCCGCATCGTATTCCAGCCAATCGAAGAAACTGTTCGTGTATTCTTCTCCAAAAATTTTGGATCCTCATCCCCCTTTCCATCCTCGACACTCCGTTCCGCATCCAAAACCCTGcacaccctcctctcccttcaACTGACCCTCTCCTCTATTTTCCTTGTCTTCGCCTCCACATACGCGCCTTTGCTCCTCCCGCTGCTTCTCCCTCCCGCGTACCATGCGACCAGCGCACCACGCGTCCTCGCTGCGTGGGTCTGGTATATCCCCGTTCTGGCGGTCAATGGAGGCTTGGAGGCATTCATGGCAAGCGTGGCGAGTGCTCAGGAATTAAACTCGCAGAGTAG ATGGATGGTCgcattttctttcctttaCATCCTCTCCGCTATCACGCTCTACCGCACAGGATTTGGCGACACAGCACTTGTGTACGCCAACATCCTCAACCTGTCTGCACGCATCGTGTACACACTCAGATTTGCCTCACGCTTTTTCGACGCTCAGGAGTCTGCTTCTATAGCAGCCTCAAAATCAACACCTACCTCTAAATATGACACACCATCAGTAACACCTAGTCCTTCAAGCCAGACACAAGCGCAGCTATTCAACTGGCGAACCACACTTCcacccctctccctcctaaCAGTCCTCGCGATCTCTGCGGTGGTCATCCGGCTCAGCGCCAGGCGTCTTGGGCTCGACATCAGCGTAAGCTCAAGGTCAAATTCTCTTCCGGGAGGAAAGCTTGCACTCCTCCTGAGCCCACCTGTCCTTATACACATTGCACTCGGTGGGGCACTCGGACTCCTATGTCTGTTCACGTGGTGGCGAAGCACGGGGCGGGATCTCGTTGCTTCCTTCACGGATGCAAGAAAAGTGAAGTCAAAAGCTGCCTAA
- a CDS encoding Polyphosphoinositide phosphatase — protein sequence METPLAEAATQETASLSDSLHDNPASSSASTQAQELQPPTESVYSEPKGPRVHTPQVRLPPAFNKFILYENRLRFFIIASNASDSRHRIIKIDRTTQDEELNIIEDEVEYTGKQMTAMLKMLDDGNRASGGLGKAKMFFGIAGFIRFTAGWYMILITKRSVVALLGGHYLYHCENSDIVPVPFNHKIEKPAEEQRLMNIFKQVDMSKNFYFSYTYDLTSTLQHNLTGEVRSGENDWPINDRFAWNFHMLTAPFSKQATPPLNHYWLLPLVHGHVDQAKLTVLGRVIFVTLIARRSRHFAGARYLKRGANDEGNVANEVETEQIVCEALTTPFYYPDRGKGDAHRHRRPSPNYTSYVQYRGSIPIYWTQETTSMSPKPPIEISVVDPFYTAASRHFDDLFKRYGAPITILNLIKRREPVPRESKLLDEYTQCVRYLNQFLPRGKKMVYRAWDMSRAYKEKTQDVISYLEDIAEESIQMTKFFHSGPEPYSHYLNSEGEEAKASWRGTISLQNGICRTNCVDCLDRTNAAQFVFGKRALGHQLYALGVVDSPNLAFDSDAVNMLTEMYHDHGDTIALQYTGSALVNRVETYRRMPHWNSHSRDIIENIRRFYTNSLLDADKQTAINLFLGVQNERAITHPPVRSGYRKWFHEEYLGPSRDVNDFQESLRRFVQQRGDYWVEYYRPLLFTSLGKHFAYSMNSTLKLPGKTAKDMNVSPFQPHGYRPAQGDPSSRVVQGVRRWIGSHHPSREILRAGKPIVRQEAKRPPPKPQVQDNKSTEALALASLDPAVPEKEEKEYTKYIVQIEDTPGMIPYNGLSDLKHYVEVVQIARGQLDYYPDDETCDHYSKYVERNSTRYPGGKGREAFHVSFNYGRWLDGWQEM from the exons CGCATTATAAAAATCGACCGAACGACACAAGACGAGGAGTTGAATAtcattgaagatgaagtcGAGTATACTGGCAAGCAAATGACTGCCATGCTCAAGATGCTTGACGATGGAAACCGAGCCTCTGGTGGCTTGGGTAAGGCTAAGATGTTCTTTGGTATTGCTG GCTTTATCAGGTTTACAGCTGGCTGGTACATGATTTTAATAACCAAACGTTCAGTCGTCGCACTACTGGGTGGCCATTACCTGTATCATTGCGAAAATTCAGACATTGTCCCTGTGCCTTTTAATCACAAGATAGAAAAACCAGCTGAGGAGCAGCGCCTCATGAATATATTCAAACAAGTGGATATGTCAAAGAATTTCTATTTCAG TTACACTTACGACCTTACCTCAACGCTTCAGCATAATTTGACTGGCGAAGTGCGTTCGGGAGAGAACGATTGGCCAATCAACGACCGATTTGCTTGGAATTTCCACATGCTTACAGCTCCCTTTTCCAAACAAGCAACCCCACCCCTAAATCACTATTGGCTCCTCCCTTTGGTTCATGGTCATGTAGATCAAGCAA AATTGACTGTACTTGGTCGCGTAATCTTTGTCACACTCATTGCACGCAGGTCTCGCCATTTTGCAGGAGCGCGATACCTCAAACGAGGCGCCAATGATGAG GGAAACGTGGCAAATGAAGTAGAAACGGAACAAATTGTATGCGAAGCACTGACGACTCCTTTCTACTACCCTGACCGCGGGAAGGGCGACGCGCATCGTCATAGACGCCCTAGCCCAAATTATACGAGCTATGTTCAA TACAGAGGAAGCATCCCCATCTACTGGACACAAGAAACGACGAGTATGAGCCCGAAACCGCCCATTGAAA TCAGTGTTGTGGACCCGTTCTACACAGCAGCCTCCCGACATTTCGACGACCTGTTCAAGCGATACGGCGCCCCTATCACGATCCTGAATCTTATCAAGAGACGAGAGCCTGTTCCGCGTGAATCCAAGTTGCTTGACGAGTATACACAATGTGTACGATATCTCAACCAGTTTTTGCCCCGTGGAAAGAAAATGGTATATCGGGCATGGGATATGTCTCGAGCGTACAAAga GAAGACGCAGGATGTGATCAGCTACCTGGAAGATATAGCAGAAGAGTCGATTCAGATGACCAAATTTTTCCATTCAGGACCGGAACCATACTCTCACTATTTGAATAGCGAAGGAGA AGAAGCTAAAGCTTCCTGGCGGGGTACCATATCCTTGCAAAATGGTATCTGCAGAACAAATTGCGTGGACTGTCTCGACCGGACGAACGCTGCTCAATTTGTCTTTGGAAAGCGGGCGCTGGGACATCAGCTGTATGCTCTTGGAGTCGTGGACAGCCCCAATTTGGCATTTGATTCGGATGCAGTGAATATGTTGACCGAGATGTATCACGATCATGGGGATA CTATTGCTTTGCAGTACACTGGAAGCGCGCTCGTGAACAGGGTGGAGACATATAGAAGGATGCCTCACTGGAATAGTCATTCTCGGGATATCATCGAGAACATCCGACGGTTCTACACAAATTCATTGCTAG ATGCTGACAAGCAAACCGCTATCAACCTCTTCCTTGGGGTGCAAAATGAACGGGCAATAACCCATCCACCGGTGCGCAGCGGCTACCGCAAGTGGTTCCACGAAGAATATCTCGGGCCCTCCCGCGACGTCAATGATTTCCAGGAGAGTTTGCGCCGATTTGTGCAACAACGGGGTGACTATTGGGTGGAATATTATCGCCCTTTATTGTTCACGTCTTTGGGAAAACATTTTGCGTATTCGATGAATAGCACCCTCAAGCTGCCTGG AAAGACTGCGAAGGATATGAATGTCAGCCCATTCCAACCCCATGGATACCGACCTGCACAAGGAGATCCTTCGTCTCG GGTGGTACAAGGGGTGCGGCGCTGGATTGGGTCGCATCATCCTTCACGGGAGATCCTCCGGGCAGGAAAGCCAATCGTGCGACAGGAAGCGAAGAGGCCTCCCCCGAAGCCTCAAGTTCAGGACAACAAGTCTACAGAGGCCCTAGCTCTGGCCTCACTTGACCCTGCTGTGcctgaaaaggaagaaaaagagtacACAAA ATACATTGTTCAAATCGAAGATACACCCGGAATGATACCGTACAACGGGCTAAGTGACCTGAAGCACTATGTGGAGGTTGTACAGATTGCACGAGGTCAACTAGACTATTACCCAGACGACGAGACGTGCGATCACTACAGCAAGTATGTGGAACGCAATTCGACAAGGTATCCGGGTGGAAAAGGCAGGGAGGCGTTCCATGTTTCATTTAATTATGGCCGTTGGTTGGATGGCTGGCAGGAGATGTAG